In Acetoanaerobium noterae, a single genomic region encodes these proteins:
- a CDS encoding LURP-one-related/scramblase family protein, with protein sequence MKELYIKQKVFSIGEKFTVTDEHQNDVYYVEGSFFQIPKTFSIMNENRDEVALITKKVFSFLPKFFVEVQGKEILTITKELSFFKARYTIDAEGIEVQGNWWDMDFEVYKQGQLVGQVNKEWFTWGDTYKVQIFDEAMETIVIAVVVAIDCVKSDEAAASSAAT encoded by the coding sequence ATGAAGGAACTATATATCAAACAAAAGGTATTTAGCATAGGAGAAAAATTCACAGTAACGGATGAGCATCAAAACGATGTTTATTATGTAGAGGGAAGCTTTTTTCAAATTCCTAAAACATTTTCTATAATGAATGAAAATAGAGACGAGGTTGCTCTTATTACTAAAAAGGTTTTTAGTTTTTTACCTAAATTCTTTGTAGAGGTTCAAGGAAAAGAGATACTTACTATCACTAAAGAGCTCTCATTTTTTAAAGCGAGATACACAATAGATGCAGAAGGCATAGAAGTGCAAGGAAATTGGTGGGATATGGATTTTGAAGTATATAAGCAAGGTCAGCTTGTAGGTCAGGTTAATAAAGAGTGGTTTACTTGGGGTGACACCTATAAGGTTCAAATCTTTGATGAGGCTATGGAAACCATAGTAATTGCAGTTGTAGTAGCTATAGATTGTGTAAAATCAGATGAAGCTGCAGCATCTAGCGCAGCAACGTAG
- a CDS encoding MerR family transcriptional regulator gives MKVYKTGEVARIIGIHSNTVRLYEELELIPVVKRQPNGYRVFTDFHIDQFKLARLAFQIEVLQNGLRQKIIQMLKISAKGDFDRALSITNEYLELVSIERRNAEEAIEIVKQILSDKADENTSVFKRKEVSNYLGISMDTLRNWEMNGLLTIKRKQNGYRVYTDKDIRYLKIIRSLRCANYSLASILRMIGQLSKNPDIDIKEVLDTPKETEDIITVCDNLITSLSHAENNASKMIDMLQNMKASNYEF, from the coding sequence ATGAAGGTTTATAAGACTGGGGAAGTCGCAAGAATAATAGGCATACATTCAAATACAGTGAGGCTATATGAAGAGCTAGAGCTTATTCCAGTTGTAAAAAGACAGCCAAATGGTTACCGTGTATTTACGGATTTTCATATTGATCAATTTAAGCTTGCTCGCCTCGCTTTTCAAATCGAAGTCTTGCAAAATGGACTCAGGCAGAAAATAATTCAGATGCTAAAGATATCTGCCAAGGGAGATTTTGATAGGGCACTTAGCATTACAAATGAATATTTGGAGCTTGTCAGTATAGAGCGAAGAAACGCTGAAGAAGCTATTGAGATAGTAAAGCAGATTTTATCGGACAAAGCGGATGAAAATACGAGTGTTTTTAAACGAAAAGAGGTTTCTAATTATCTAGGTATTTCTATGGATACTCTTAGAAACTGGGAAATGAATGGGTTATTGACGATAAAGCGTAAACAAAATGGATATAGGGTGTATACTGATAAAGATATAAGATATTTGAAAATAATTCGATCTCTTAGATGTGCAAACTATTCCTTAGCTTCAATTCTTCGTATGATAGGTCAGTTATCTAAAAATCCTGATATAGATATCAAGGAGGTACTTGATACTCCAAAAGAGACTGAAGATATTATAACAGTATGTGATAATCTTATTACTTCTTTGTCACATGCAGAAAATAATGCTAGTAAGATGATTGATATGCTTCAAAATATGAAAGCCTCAAATTATGAGTTTTGA
- a CDS encoding helix-turn-helix domain-containing protein, whose amino-acid sequence MSFGQNIQFLRKMRNKMTQEELAEKLGVSRQTVSKWELDVMYPEMDKVIEICKLFSCSMDELIRNDMNVSDEAYSDIRMEYVEPFRYIRYAVVSTEPEDDALDHVKKWAKMLKIQNPEIIGWDFPVLSQEQINVFNMHGYVAALILPDNVTETADFMDIVNQDKQKYIVITIKDPMIAPFRLIPNAYKVLMTHMHINRIPHKEDKKIISCFEKEYFVNGTSYMDVYIAVDEIES is encoded by the coding sequence ATGAGTTTTGGACAAAATATTCAATTTTTAAGAAAAATGAGAAATAAAATGACGCAAGAAGAATTGGCAGAAAAACTTGGAGTGAGCAGACAAACAGTATCAAAATGGGAGCTAGATGTCATGTACCCTGAGATGGATAAGGTTATAGAGATATGCAAATTATTTTCTTGCAGTATGGATGAATTAATACGAAATGATATGAATGTAAGTGACGAAGCTTATTCAGACATAAGAATGGAATATGTTGAACCTTTTAGATATATTAGATATGCAGTCGTTAGTACAGAACCTGAAGATGATGCACTTGATCATGTAAAAAAATGGGCAAAAATGCTAAAAATTCAAAATCCAGAAATTATTGGCTGGGACTTCCCAGTATTATCACAAGAACAAATAAATGTGTTTAATATGCATGGTTACGTTGCCGCACTCATACTACCCGATAATGTTACAGAAACTGCTGATTTTATGGATATAGTAAATCAAGATAAGCAAAAATACATAGTCATAACTATCAAAGACCCAATGATAGCACCATTTAGATTGATTCCAAATGCATACAAGGTTCTCATGACTCATATGCATATAAATAGGATTCCTCATAAAGAAGATAAAAAAATCATTTCCTGCTTTGAAAAAGAATATTTTGTAAATGGAACCTCATACATGGACGTGTATATTGCAGTTGATGAAATAGAGTCATAA
- a CDS encoding DUF2200 domain-containing protein translates to MSKNNINAMSISKVYPLYVEKAERKARTKEEVNEIIFWLTGYSKEKLELQLEKGVDFETFFIEAPEMNPSRKLIKGVVCGVRVEDIKEPIMREIRYLDKLIDELAKGKAMDKILRKTEEI, encoded by the coding sequence ATGAGTAAAAATAATATCAATGCTATGAGCATATCAAAAGTATATCCTCTGTATGTGGAAAAAGCAGAGAGAAAAGCAAGAACAAAGGAAGAGGTCAATGAAATCATATTTTGGCTTACAGGTTATAGCAAAGAAAAGCTAGAACTGCAGCTAGAAAAGGGAGTTGATTTTGAAACATTTTTTATAGAAGCTCCTGAAATGAATCCGTCAAGAAAGCTTATCAAAGGAGTCGTATGTGGAGTGAGAGTAGAAGATATTAAAGAGCCCATAATGAGAGAGATAAGATATCTAGATAAGCTAATAGATGAGCTAGCAAAAGGTAAGGCTATGGACAAGATTCTTAGGAAAACAGAAGAAATCTAA